A part of Carassius carassius chromosome 32, fCarCar2.1, whole genome shotgun sequence genomic DNA contains:
- the papss2a gene encoding bifunctional 3'-phosphoadenosine 5'-phosphosulfate synthase 2a, which produces MPGNATPKADLQKSTNVVYQAHHVSRSKRGQVVGTRGGFRGCTVWLTGLSGAGKTTVGFALEEYLVSHGIPCYSLDGDNIRHGLNKNLGFTSKDREENIRRIAEVAKLFADAGLVCITSFISPFTKDRAEARRILEKAGLPFFEVYVNAPLDVCESRDVKGLYKKARAGQIKGFTGIDSEYESPEAPELILKSGELTVNECIQQLVDLLKEQSIIPSGVIEEINELFVAENRLKLAQTDASTLPSISITKLDLQWVQVLAEGWASPLKGFMREREYLQVIHFNTLLDGGTINLSIPIVLPVATEVKESLQGSVAVALEYQGKRVAILRSPEFYEHRKEERCAHQWGTTCPKHPYIKMVLESGDWLVGGELEVLEQIRWNDGLDQYRLTPRELKEKFKALKADAVFAFQLRNPVHNGHALLMTDTRRRLEERGYRRPVLLLHPLGGWTKDDDVPLDWRMKQHAAVLEDGILDPQSTIVAIFPSPMMYAGPTEVQWHCRARMVAGSNFYIVGRDPAGMPHPESGQDLYDPSHGAKVLSMAPGLTSVEIIPFRVAAYNKTKKAMDFYDKDRHADFEFISGTKMRKLARSGENPPDGFMAAKAWKVLTEYYTSLQKDQ; this is translated from the exons GTCTGTCAGGGGCTGGTAAGACAACAGTGGGATTCGCTTTAGAGGAGTATCTGGTCTCTCACGGCATTCCCTGCTACTCTTTGGACGGTGATAACATCCGTCATGGCCTGAATAAAAACCTGGGCTTTACTTCTAAAGATCGAGAGGAGAATATTCGGCGTATTGCTGAAGTGGCCAAACTGTTTGCAGATGCTGGGCTTGTTTGCATTACAAGTTTCATTTCGCCTTTTACCAAA GACCGTGCAGAGGCCCGGAGGATCCTCGAGAAAGCAGGTTTGCCATTTTTTGAGGTGTATGTGAACGCTCCTCTAGATGTGTGCGAAAGCAGAGACGTTAAAGGACTCTACAAAAAAGCAAGAGCTGGACAGATTAAAG GCTTCACCGGTATAGATTCTGAGTATGAGAGTCCAGAGGCTCCTGAGCTGATTCTGAAGAGCGGAGAGCTCACAGTGAATGAATGCATTCAGCAGCTGGTGGACCTTTTGAAGGAGCAG AGCATCATTCCCAGTGGAGTTATAGAGGAGATTAATGAACTCTTTGTGGCTGAGAACAGACTGAAGCTGGCACAGACAGACGCCAGCACCCTGCCCTCTATCAGCATCACCAAG ctGGACTTACAGTGGGTGCAGGTGTTGGCTGAAGGATGGGCAAGTCCTCTGAAGGGTTTCATGAGGGAGAGAGAATACCTACAAGTCATTCACTTCAACACCCTACTTGATG GTGGTACCATCAACCTCTCAATACCCATTGTCCTTCCTGTTGCAACGGAGGTTAAAGAAAGCCTACAAGGCAGTGTGGCTGTGGCTCTGGAGTACCAGGGAAAACGTGTCGCCATCTTACGCAGCCCAGAGTTCTATGAGCATCGGAAAGAAGAGCGATGTGCACACCAATGGGGGACAACCTGCCCCAAACACCCCTATATAAAG ATGGTTTTGGAAAGCGGTGATTGGCTTGTAGGAGGGGAGCTAGAGGTATTGGAGCAAATCAGATGGAACGATGGGCTGGATCAGTACCGTCTCACTCCACGGGAGCTAAAGGAGAAATTTAAAGCGCTGAAAGCAG ACGCAGTGTTTGCTTTTCAACTCAGGAACCCGGTGCATAATGGCCATGCCCTGCTCATGACTGACACACGTCGACGACTGGAGGAACGCGGGTATCGAAGGCCAGTGCTGCTTTTGCATCCTTTGGGTGGCTGGACCAAAGATGATGACGTGCCTCTGGACTGGAGGATGAAACAGCATGCGGCCGTGCTGGAGGACGGCATTCTAGACCCACAATCCACCATTGTGGCCATCTTTCCCTCCCCTATGATGTACGCTGGGCCTACAGAG GTCCAGTGGCACTGTCGTGCACGGATGGTAGCAGGTTCTAATTTCTACATTGTGGGTCGTGATCCTGCTGGGATGCCCCATCCAGAGTCAGGACAGGACCTGTATGATCCATCTCATGGAGCTAAAGTTCTATCCATGGCTCCAGGACTCACCTCTGTGGAAATTATCCCTTTCAGAGTGGCTGCATACAATAAGACCAAGAAGGCTATGGACTTCTATGACAAAGACAG ACATGCTGATTTTGAGTTCATCTCCGGGACCAAGATGCGCAAGCTGGCCCGCAGTGGAGAGAACCCTCCTGATGGCTTCATGGCCGCTAAAGCCTGGAAGGTCCTCACAGAGTATTACACTTCTCTACAAAAAGACCAGTGA